The proteins below come from a single Megalops cyprinoides isolate fMegCyp1 chromosome 5, fMegCyp1.pri, whole genome shotgun sequence genomic window:
- the onecut2 gene encoding one cut domain family member 2 isoform X2 gives MKTAYNAYRCLAKDLDAYAMNPEMTMDSIGNLHGGVSHDQDLMSGHSPHHSRNTGAASLRIHQDLAAASSRSAMVSSMATILDGAGEYRPELSLPLHHAMSMPCDTSPPGMGMSGTYTTLTPLQPLPPISTVSDKFHPHHHHHQRLSGNVSGSFTLMRDERGLPAMNNLYSPYHKDMTGMGQSLSPLASSPLGNGLGSIHNTQQSLHNYSTHGHDKMLSSNFDAHTAMLARGDQHLSRGLGGPAAGMMPHLNGMHHNGHPGHPQSHGPVLASSRDRPPSSSGTQGTNSGHLEEINTKEVAQRITAELKRYSIPQAIFAQRVLCRSQGTLSDLLRNPKPWSKLKSGRETFRRMWKWLQEPEFQRMSALRLAGKTSVQKERARPKQRKEQYTKEIPPGFY, from the coding sequence ATGAAGACTGCATACAACGCCTATCGATGCCTGGCCAAGGATTTGGATGCTTACGCCATGAATCCAGAGATGACAATGGACAGCATTGGCAATCTGCATGGTGGAGTAAGCCATGACCAGGATCTGATGAGTGGTCACAGTCCCCACCACAGTCGGAACACGGGGGCTGCTTCCTTGCGGATACATCAGGATTTGGCCGCGGCATCTTCGCGGTCGGCTATGGTGTCCAGCATGGCTACAATTCTGGACGGGGCTGGAGAGTACCGTCCGGAATTGTCTCTCCCGCTCCACCACGCAATGAGCATGCCGTGCGACACATCCCCACCTGGGATGGGCATGAGCGGTACCTACACCACCTTAACGCCACTCCAACCCTTACCCCCCATATCCACCGTTTCGGACAAATTCCAccctcatcaccatcaccaccagcGTCTCTCTGGGAACGTAAGCGGGAGTTTTACGCTGATGCGGGACGAAAGGGGTTTACCAGCAATGAACAACCTCTACAGCCCCTACCATAAGGACATGACCGGGATGGGTCAGAGTTTATCCCCCTTGGCCAGCAGCCCCCTCGGAAACGGCTTGGGCTCCATCCACAACACGCAGCAAAGCCTCCACAACTATAGCACGCACGGGCACGACAAGATGCTCAGCTCCAACTTTGATGCCCACACTGCCATGCTGGCCAGGGGGGATCAGCACCTCTCTCGAGGCCTCGGTGGCCCCGCGGCAGGTATGATGCCGCATTTGAACGGGATGCACCACAACGGGCACCCGGGCCACCCTCAATCCCACGGGCCTGTGTTGGCTTCCAGTCGGGACAGACCGCCCTCCTCCTCGGGAACGCAAGGTACCAACTCGGGGCACCTCGAAGAGATCAACACCAAAGAGGTGGCACAAAGAATCACGGCAGAACTGAAGCGCTACAGCATCCCGCAGGCAATCTTCGCCCAGCGGGTGCTGTGTCGCTCGCAGGGCACCCTTTCCGACCTCCTAAGGAACCCAAAACCTTGGAGTAAACTTAAATCGGGAAGGGAGACGTTCAGGAGAATGTGGAAGTGGCTGCAAGAACCCGAGTTCCAGAGGATGTCGGCCCTACGGCTTGCAGGTAAGACAAG
- the st8sia3 gene encoding sia-alpha-2,3-Gal-beta-1,4-GlcNAc-R:alpha 2,8-sialyltransferase codes for MVRIVSALGLVMFSVALLILSLISYVSIKKDYIFTTPKYANSGGPRMYMFHAGFRSQLAMKVLDPSFIPLTNALNEELHEKSSKWKFNRTAFIQQRKEISNYIDVPSNFTLIKSSVRVGQLMHYDYSSHKYVFSIGQNFMSLLPDSSPIPDRRFNVCALVGNSGILTGSRCGPEIDRSDFVFRCNFAPTEVFHKDVGRRTNLTTFNPSILEKYYNNLLTIQDRNNFFLSLKKLDNALLWIPAFFFHTSATVTRTLVDFFVEHKGQLKVQLAWPGNIMQYVNRYWKTKQLSPKRLSTGILMYTLASAMCEEIHLYGFWPFGWDPNTGKELPYHYYDKKGTKFTTKWQESHQLPSEFKLLYRMHAEGLLKLSLSHCA; via the exons ATGGTCCGCATAGTTAGCGCGCTGGGTTTGGTCATGTTCAGCGTCGCTTTGCTGATTTTATCGTTGATAAGCTACGtgtcaataaaaaaagattacatcTTCACTACGCCCAAATATGCAAATTCGGGGGGACCGCGAATGTATATGTTTCATGCTGGATTTCG CTCCCAGCTGGCCATGAAGGTACTGGACCCATCCTTTATCCCGCTCACCAATGCCCTCAATGAGGAACTGCATGAGAAGTCGTCCAAATGGAAGTTCAACAGGACAGCTTTCATACAGCAAAG GAAAGAGATCTCCAACTACATCGACGTGCCCAGCAACTTCACCCTGATCAAGAGCAGCGTCCGCGTGGGCCAGCTGATGCACTACGACTACTCCAGCCACAAGTACGTCTTCTCCATCGGGCAGAACTTCATGTCGCTGCTGCCCGACTCCTCGCCCATCCCCGACAGGCGCTTCAATGTGTGCGCTCTGGTGGGCAACAGCGGCATCCTGACGGGCAGCCGCTGCGGGCCCGAGATCGACCGCTCCGACTTCGTCTTCCGCTGCAACTTCGCCCCCACCGAGGTCTTCCACAAGGACGTGGGCCGGCGCACCAACCTCACCACCTTCAACCCCAGCATCCTGGAGAAGTACTACAACAACCTGCTGACCATCCAGGACCGCAACAACTTCTTCCTCAGCCTGAAGAAGCTGGACAACGCGCTGCTCTGGATCCCCGCCTTCTTCTTCCACACTTCCGCCACCGTCACACGGACGCTGGTCGACTTCTTTGTGGAGCACAAGGGCCAGCTGAAGGTGCAGCTGGCCTGGCCGGGCAATATCATGCAGTACGTCAATAG GTACTGGAAGACCAAGCAGCTGTCCCCGAAGCGGCTGAGCACGGGCATCCTCATGTACACGCTGGCCTCGGCCATGTGCGAGGAGATCCACCTCTACGGCTTCTGGCCCTTCGGCTGGGACCCCAACACGGGCAAGGAGCTGCCCTATCACTACTACGACAAGAAGGGCACCAAGTTCACCACCAAGTGGCAGGAGTCCCACCAGCTGCCGTCCGAGTTCAAGCTGCTCTACAGGATGCACGCGGAGGGCCTCCTCAAGCTCAGCCTGTCGCACTGTGCGTGA